In Choloepus didactylus isolate mChoDid1 chromosome X, mChoDid1.pri, whole genome shotgun sequence, a genomic segment contains:
- the LOC119523149 gene encoding mortality factor 4-like protein 2 — MSSRKQGSQPCGLQSAEDNFKKPTRRNMKRSKMKGASSEKKRAGPQQKNPEPAFPGSWGRCSAKNSPSGSNEQKTPENGDCGSTSEPPQPPQKKRTRADCTGENKEALKNKMEVKVEIPEELKPWLVEDWDLVTNQKQLFQLPAKKNADAILEEYANCKKSQGNYDNEEYAVNEVVGGIKEYFNVMLGTQLLYKFEKPQYAEILAAHPDALMSQVYGAPHLLRLFVRIGEMLAYTPFDKKSLVLLYSSLHDFLKYLAKNATTLFTTSDYKVASAEYQCKAL; from the coding sequence ATGAGTTCCAGAAAGCAGGGTTCTCAACCTTGTGGACTACAATCTGCAGAAGACAACTTCAAAAAGCCAACTAGAAGGAACATGAAGAGAAGTAAAATGAAAGGGGCTTCTTCAGAAAAGAAGAGAGCTGGTCCGCAGCAGAAAAATCCTGAACCAGCATTTCCAGGCAGTTGGGGGCGCTGCTCTGCCAAGAACTCTCCTTCCGGATCCAACGAGCAGAAGACTCCTGAAAACGGAGATTGTGGCAGTACCAGTGAACCACCTCAGCCACCTCAGAAGAAAAGGACCCGGGCAGACTGCACTGGTGAAAATAAAGAGGCATTGAAGAATAAAATGGAAGTTAAAGTGGAGATTCCTGAAGAACTAAAACCATGGCTTGTAGAGGACTGGGACTTAGTTACCAATCAGAAGCAGCTATTTCAGCTTCCGGCTAAGAAAAACGCAGATGCCATTCTGGAAGAATATGCAAATTGCAAGAAATCTCAAGGAAACTACGATAATGAAGAATATGCAGTTAATGAAGTTGTGGGaggaataaaagaatatttcaatgtGATGTTGGGCACTCAGCTGCTCTACAAATTTGAGAAGCCCCAGTATGCTGAAATCCTTGCAGCTCACCCTGATGCGCTGATGTCCCAGGTTTATGGAGCGCCACACCTACTGAGATTATTTGTGAGAATCGGAGAAATGTTGGCCTATACGCCCTTTGACAAGAAGAGCCTTGTATTATTATACAGCTCCTTGCATGACTTCCTAAAATATCTGGCAAAGAATGCCACCACTCTGTTTACTACCAGTGATTACAAGGTGGCTTCTGCCGAGTATCAGTGTAAAGCTCTGTGA